A single Bacillus sp. HMF5848 DNA region contains:
- the secA2 gene encoding accessory Sec system translocase SecA2 — protein sequence MRNLLKKVVGDKQERRLKNYYKTVEKINEYESYMEGLSDEELRAKTAYFKEQLANGKTIYDIQTEAFAVVREASKRVTGMRHFDVQLVGGLVLTEGNIAEMATGEGKTLVASLPSYLRALEGKGVHVITVNEYLARRDRDLIGKIHQFLGLTVGLNLPMMMPQQKQMAYKADITYGVGNEFGFDYLRDKMAYDPSQRIQRPYHFAIIDEVDSVLIDEAKTPLIIAGKTGISSELSYLCARIVKSFEADKHYIFDEETNTVTLTDEGIEKVERGFDIDNLYELEHQTLYHYVIQSLRALTMFDRDVDYIVKDGQILLIDMFTGRPMEGRTLSNGLHQAIEAKEGVEITEENKTQAAITIQNYFRQYPVLSGMTGTAKTEEKEFQDLYGMDVIQIPTNKPVARVDLPDKIYDTIDNKYKATAKEVKRIHATGQPILVGTTSILQSEKVAEHFKNEGIPYQLLNAKTIEQEIELISTAGQKGRVTIATNMAGRGTDIVLGEGVHELGGLHVLGTERHESRRIDNQLKGRSGRQGDPGSSQFFISIQDEMFRRFARDELEKLQKSIQTDETGLIVSKKIQEFVDRTQRICEGANFSIREYNLKLDNVLNEQRNTVYELREKIIDTQDALSITIPMIRSYVEEEINRSCDVEIEPEEWQMAELQEALQTALNSEDVVFSNTEDIADVRTIVNPVLENYMAYIETLDNNERVQAVMKRVLLSVVDQHWLKHIEAMERLKEGIGLRHFSQEDPMRQYQREGLELFANMFYQIERETARQLAALVQEVEKEDSK from the coding sequence GTGAGAAACTTGCTTAAAAAAGTTGTCGGCGATAAGCAAGAGCGCCGTTTGAAAAATTATTATAAAACTGTCGAAAAAATTAACGAGTATGAGTCTTATATGGAAGGCTTGTCTGATGAAGAGTTACGAGCAAAGACAGCTTATTTTAAAGAGCAACTCGCAAACGGGAAAACCATATATGACATCCAAACCGAAGCATTTGCGGTCGTACGCGAAGCATCAAAGCGCGTCACAGGTATGCGCCACTTTGATGTTCAGCTCGTTGGTGGTCTTGTTTTAACAGAAGGAAATATTGCTGAAATGGCAACTGGTGAAGGTAAAACATTAGTCGCTTCACTGCCAAGCTACTTACGTGCCCTTGAAGGAAAAGGCGTTCACGTCATAACAGTTAACGAGTATTTAGCTCGTCGTGACCGTGACTTGATTGGAAAAATACATCAGTTTTTAGGACTAACTGTAGGCTTAAACCTTCCGATGATGATGCCACAGCAAAAGCAAATGGCATACAAAGCGGACATCACGTATGGTGTCGGCAATGAGTTCGGTTTTGACTATTTACGCGATAAGATGGCCTATGATCCATCACAACGTATTCAACGTCCTTATCACTTCGCCATTATAGATGAAGTTGATAGTGTGTTAATCGATGAAGCAAAAACACCGCTTATTATTGCTGGTAAAACGGGAATTAGCTCCGAGCTAAGTTATTTATGTGCTCGTATCGTAAAATCATTTGAAGCAGATAAGCATTATATATTTGATGAAGAAACGAACACAGTTACGCTAACTGATGAAGGAATTGAAAAAGTAGAGCGTGGCTTTGATATTGATAACTTATATGAGCTTGAGCATCAAACATTGTACCACTATGTTATTCAATCTTTACGCGCGTTAACGATGTTTGACCGTGACGTAGATTACATTGTAAAAGATGGACAAATTTTATTAATAGATATGTTTACGGGTCGTCCGATGGAGGGCCGTACGTTAAGTAATGGACTTCACCAAGCAATTGAGGCAAAAGAAGGCGTTGAAATAACGGAAGAAAATAAAACCCAAGCTGCCATCACGATCCAGAACTATTTCCGCCAATATCCTGTATTGAGTGGGATGACGGGAACAGCGAAAACGGAAGAGAAAGAATTCCAAGACTTATATGGTATGGACGTTATTCAAATACCAACAAACAAGCCAGTCGCACGTGTTGATTTACCAGATAAAATTTATGACACCATTGATAATAAATATAAGGCTACTGCCAAAGAAGTGAAGCGAATTCATGCAACTGGTCAACCGATCCTTGTTGGAACGACTTCCATTTTACAATCAGAAAAAGTGGCAGAGCACTTTAAAAATGAAGGCATTCCTTACCAACTGTTGAACGCAAAAACGATTGAACAAGAAATCGAACTTATTTCTACTGCTGGCCAAAAAGGACGCGTTACAATTGCTACAAACATGGCTGGACGAGGAACAGACATTGTCCTTGGAGAAGGCGTCCATGAGCTAGGTGGCTTACACGTACTAGGAACAGAACGTCATGAATCCCGTCGGATTGATAATCAATTAAAAGGTCGTTCTGGTCGTCAAGGTGACCCTGGTAGTTCGCAATTTTTCATCTCCATTCAAGATGAAATGTTCCGTCGCTTTGCACGTGATGAATTAGAAAAGCTTCAAAAATCAATTCAAACAGATGAAACAGGTCTTATTGTTAGCAAGAAAATTCAAGAGTTTGTTGACCGCACACAACGCATTTGTGAAGGAGCAAACTTCTCTATCCGTGAGTACAACTTAAAGCTTGATAACGTTCTGAACGAGCAGCGTAATACAGTGTACGAGCTTCGCGAAAAAATTATTGATACGCAGGATGCTTTATCGATTACGATACCAATGATTCGTTCGTACGTAGAGGAAGAAATTAATCGTTCATGCGATGTGGAGATTGAACCTGAAGAATGGCAAATGGCTGAACTTCAAGAAGCACTGCAAACAGCTCTTAATAGTGAAGACGTAGTTTTTAGTAATACGGAAGATATAGCTGATGTTCGCACTATTGTTAATCCTGTTCTTGAAAACTATATGGCGTACATTGAAACGTTAGATAATAATGAACGTGTACAAGCTGTTATGAAGCGAGTATTATTATCGGTTGTAGACCAACATTGGCTAAAGCATATTGAGGCAATGGAACGACTTAAAGAAGGGATTGGCCTACGCCACTTCTCTCAAGAAGACCCAATGCGTCAATATCAACGTGAAGGGCTTGAGTTGTTTGCAAATATGTTCTATCAAATAGAGCGTGAAACAGCTCGTCAGCTAGCTGCGCTTGTACAGGAAGTAGAGAAGGAGGACTCAAAATAA
- a CDS encoding nuclease-related domain-containing protein has product MINREHPLHIQQEEAVLERIHESHSSRETVANDISAGLSGDYGEKQTNYYFKQSQLQESYTYGRLRLWHEDYFQIDKLVASRNVLIPVEVKNMSDELIFTSNGQFIQKKQGVEIKYQNPLSQVSIQRTHLERWLRAHSIHTLPVEHLVVFTHKTSIIRNPTNDQQVAERVLTVENLPSKINQILRSHSSPVISQHQFETLNQLFITKHEPFKIDIFKKYPAVSRDDIQKGVICPRCAKINMHLIRDKWYCPACGHKDTNCHQEALYSHFLLYGGAITNQQASEFLLCNDRQTNRILSSPSSGLHRIGARRGTKYFMPIDQRPDIFFIK; this is encoded by the coding sequence TTGATTAATCGAGAGCATCCTCTCCACATTCAACAAGAGGAAGCAGTGTTAGAGCGTATTCATGAAAGTCATAGTAGTAGAGAAACTGTGGCAAATGATATTAGTGCTGGTTTATCAGGAGATTATGGAGAGAAGCAAACGAACTATTATTTTAAACAGAGTCAGTTGCAGGAAAGCTACACTTACGGAAGACTTCGCTTATGGCACGAGGACTATTTCCAAATAGATAAGTTGGTGGCGTCTAGAAACGTATTAATACCAGTAGAAGTGAAGAACATGTCAGATGAATTAATCTTCACATCGAACGGACAGTTTATTCAAAAGAAACAAGGGGTAGAAATAAAATATCAGAATCCACTTTCACAAGTCAGTATTCAAAGAACCCACCTCGAACGTTGGCTTCGTGCACACTCGATTCATACCCTACCTGTGGAGCACCTCGTTGTATTTACTCATAAGACATCTATCATTAGAAACCCTACAAATGACCAGCAAGTAGCTGAGAGAGTACTTACTGTTGAAAATCTCCCTTCTAAAATCAATCAAATACTTCGAAGTCACTCTAGTCCTGTCATTTCTCAACATCAATTCGAGACACTAAATCAATTATTTATTACTAAGCATGAGCCATTTAAGATTGATATTTTCAAGAAATACCCGGCCGTTTCACGAGATGATATACAAAAGGGCGTCATATGTCCTAGGTGCGCAAAAATTAATATGCATTTAATAAGAGATAAATGGTATTGTCCTGCGTGCGGGCACAAAGACACAAATTGTCACCAAGAAGCACTCTACTCTCATTTTTTACTTTATGGAGGAGCGATTACAAATCAACAAGCGTCAGAGTTTTTACTTTGTAACGATAGGCAAACAAATCGAATTCTCTCTTCACCTTCGTCTGGTCTGCATAGAATAGGGGCGCGGAGAGGCACAAAGTATTTTATGCCTATAGATCAACGGCCAGACATTTTCTTTATAAAATAA
- a CDS encoding WecB/TagA/CpsF family glycosyltransferase, which produces MKETILGVDVCPLTYEELTERILADIAAARKSFIVAINPEKIMKAQEDLELRTLLNRATYQIPDGIGVILASKLKKGKIRKRVTGIDMMLTLCEMAAKHNKKIFLYGAKPGIAEEAKSKLEDVYPGINIVGTLDGYEKDEQRIIDTINNSDADIIFVAKGSPAQENWIVDHMETLRPNIYQGVGGSFDVLSGRLKRAPAGFQKLGMEWFYRLLKEPWRIQRQMALPKFLLRVMKGS; this is translated from the coding sequence ATGAAAGAAACGATTCTTGGGGTAGACGTATGTCCTCTTACATATGAAGAGCTAACAGAGCGAATCTTGGCAGATATTGCAGCGGCAAGAAAGTCTTTTATCGTTGCCATCAATCCGGAAAAAATAATGAAGGCACAAGAGGACTTAGAGTTGCGTACATTGCTAAACCGCGCGACATATCAAATTCCTGATGGCATTGGTGTCATATTAGCGTCTAAGCTGAAAAAAGGCAAAATAAGAAAACGTGTGACAGGTATTGATATGATGCTCACACTTTGTGAAATGGCAGCTAAGCACAATAAAAAAATATTTTTATACGGTGCAAAGCCAGGCATCGCTGAAGAAGCAAAATCAAAGCTTGAGGACGTGTACCCTGGGATAAACATTGTCGGTACGCTTGATGGGTATGAAAAGGATGAGCAGCGTATTATCGATACCATTAATAATTCAGATGCTGATATTATTTTTGTCGCAAAAGGTAGCCCTGCCCAAGAAAATTGGATCGTAGATCATATGGAAACACTACGCCCTAATATTTATCAAGGTGTAGGGGGATCATTTGATGTACTATCAGGACGATTAAAGCGAGCTCCTGCTGGATTTCAAAAATTAGGTATGGAGTGGTTCTACCGTTTATTAAAAGAGCCATGGCGCATACAGCGACAAATGGCATTGCCGAAATTTTTGTTAAGAGTTATGAAAGGTTCATAA
- a CDS encoding S8 family serine peptidase, producing MKKWQKTAATLTLATTLLVPSFATAATTADTQMQYGKRSYDLLERLNMTPQQQSKLKYEQKSEKESVFSEDTIIVKYSSNKLSFTDHKRLGGYVIKSIPKLGYDVVKIQRGQKIDDVIKRYYSTGDVVYAAPSQKPQLYTTEFNDPKVSEQYFVDLLNIAEAQKLAGNNEVIVGVLDTPMDVNHPELKGKVLPPYNPYNPADPGDLYHFHATHVAGLVAAEANNNQGGIGVAPNVKIMPVAALDAYGGGSEYGVADAILYAVENGVDVINMSLGFPWYTPLIEEAVKVAVDAGVVVVASAGNSYDTHYNYPAALPGVITVGATNDQNKKAEFSTYGPQIDVVAPGEEVYSSVYAPGVGQSYADASGTSMSGPIVAGVAALIKSNYPDLNTYQIEQILEETATDLGDEGFDQEFGYGLVNPVAALNYDMSKLTEKPEMVASVDTAFAIQEREPGVYTRKGFIQTRFEEDWVKLPVVAGEQVQAILQSSENYDHMMELRFYPEGATESQEPIVVSKQREGEAESTLFTAEENGTLLVGVKDRNENFAPGAASMYELALIKSTEIPADESTKEAPLPLGALPVDSDDFYLALSEEQIEAQKEEMKQLQEQLKEEDMYYYDPMSNVIADKDYFTFSVDVPTKMKLNVSGVPGINITLKLYDEMMFNQPMPEGMPAWEKRYWPWAMQETNMNGDGEGETLAFEAYPGMTYVLEVAGNGFSYDDFWYYRPLPVSSGDDEFEVKSSFIPYNVTAEAVEMPADEDNYPMMDYPMYDEEMVKEIEAKEVGAAKATDDVIIIGESRSYWSSIGSEQVDQITQSALDFPLSTVQSGYFQTQWDEDWYNVSVEDTAIYEFSAPMTESLRPAIFLYEYDAEKNEMYMVGDPWMSYYYYPMEQTDVTIRTILEKDKQYFLQVRNDYYWSFDEYSVSFKKILDAPVDKNENNNEFIRATIMEPGKTLRGNFAQNNDLDIYYYKHTDPKAALGFLAETVELTDAQKDEIPEELRQPLDFIVSIVEDTDGNLQLSEDEILKSMQYYSRNWGQDAKFSGAFNAKKDVGYFFIVESWSWGSINVKEYEMSLFNYEGSDEDKDGRALALTADGAGKWKATGKLNGFVDFGDRDTYELNVAEKGLVTMELELPSGLDGVITVYDSAKNVIATFNTYLQDDNEYASLELEKGKYFVEVSDAMKRSHTDNYTLHVEWKK from the coding sequence ATGAAGAAGTGGCAAAAAACGGCCGCTACGCTGACACTAGCAACAACTTTACTAGTGCCAAGCTTCGCAACAGCAGCGACCACAGCCGACACGCAAATGCAATACGGCAAACGTTCGTATGATTTGCTAGAGCGTTTAAACATGACGCCGCAACAACAAAGCAAATTAAAGTACGAGCAAAAATCAGAGAAGGAAAGTGTGTTTAGCGAAGACACAATAATTGTGAAGTACTCTTCAAATAAACTTTCTTTCACTGATCACAAGCGTTTAGGTGGATACGTAATTAAGTCGATTCCTAAGCTAGGTTATGATGTTGTTAAAATCCAAAGAGGCCAAAAGATTGATGATGTGATTAAGCGTTATTATTCTACTGGTGATGTTGTGTATGCGGCACCGAGCCAAAAGCCACAACTATATACAACGGAATTTAACGATCCAAAAGTAAGTGAGCAGTACTTTGTGGATTTATTGAATATTGCTGAAGCTCAAAAGCTAGCAGGAAATAACGAAGTCATCGTCGGTGTGCTTGATACGCCAATGGATGTAAATCATCCTGAGTTAAAGGGTAAGGTGTTACCACCATACAATCCTTATAATCCGGCAGATCCTGGTGATTTATACCACTTCCACGCGACACATGTTGCAGGTCTTGTTGCAGCGGAAGCAAACAACAACCAAGGTGGTATTGGTGTGGCACCAAATGTAAAAATCATGCCAGTTGCTGCGCTTGATGCTTACGGTGGTGGATCAGAGTATGGTGTAGCAGATGCGATTTTATATGCTGTTGAAAATGGCGTGGATGTAATTAACATGAGTTTAGGGTTCCCATGGTATACACCATTAATTGAAGAAGCAGTGAAAGTCGCTGTTGACGCAGGCGTTGTTGTCGTAGCATCTGCTGGTAATAGCTACGACACTCATTACAACTATCCTGCCGCTTTACCGGGTGTTATTACAGTTGGAGCAACAAACGACCAAAATAAAAAAGCTGAATTCTCGACATACGGACCACAAATTGATGTGGTAGCTCCAGGTGAAGAGGTATACAGTTCAGTGTATGCACCGGGTGTTGGTCAAAGTTACGCTGATGCAAGCGGTACCTCAATGTCAGGTCCAATTGTTGCGGGTGTAGCAGCATTAATTAAGTCAAACTATCCTGATTTAAATACGTATCAAATTGAACAAATTTTAGAAGAAACAGCAACAGATCTTGGTGATGAAGGCTTTGATCAAGAGTTTGGTTATGGTCTTGTAAATCCAGTTGCTGCTCTTAATTACGATATGTCAAAGCTTACTGAGAAGCCTGAGATGGTAGCTTCGGTTGATACTGCATTTGCAATTCAAGAGCGTGAGCCAGGAGTTTACACTCGTAAAGGATTTATTCAAACTCGCTTTGAAGAGGATTGGGTGAAGCTACCGGTTGTTGCTGGTGAGCAAGTGCAAGCGATTTTACAAAGCTCAGAGAATTATGATCATATGATGGAGCTTCGTTTCTATCCAGAAGGGGCGACAGAATCACAAGAGCCAATCGTGGTGTCCAAACAACGTGAAGGAGAAGCGGAATCTACACTGTTTACTGCAGAAGAAAACGGTACATTACTAGTAGGTGTGAAAGATCGTAACGAAAACTTTGCGCCAGGTGCCGCTTCTATGTACGAATTAGCGTTAATTAAATCAACTGAAATACCAGCGGATGAATCAACGAAGGAAGCACCACTTCCATTAGGTGCTTTACCAGTTGATAGCGACGATTTCTATTTAGCGTTATCCGAAGAGCAAATTGAAGCGCAAAAAGAAGAAATGAAACAGCTACAAGAACAGTTAAAAGAAGAAGATATGTATTACTATGATCCAATGAGTAATGTGATTGCTGATAAAGACTACTTTACTTTCTCAGTAGATGTACCAACAAAAATGAAGTTAAATGTAAGCGGCGTACCTGGTATCAACATCACATTGAAGCTTTACGATGAAATGATGTTTAACCAACCAATGCCAGAAGGAATGCCTGCTTGGGAAAAACGTTACTGGCCGTGGGCTATGCAAGAAACAAACATGAATGGCGATGGTGAAGGCGAAACGTTAGCATTCGAAGCGTATCCTGGTATGACTTACGTATTAGAAGTAGCAGGAAACGGATTCTCTTACGATGATTTCTGGTATTATAGACCACTACCAGTTAGCAGTGGGGATGATGAATTTGAAGTGAAATCATCGTTCATTCCTTACAACGTAACTGCGGAAGCAGTAGAAATGCCTGCTGATGAAGATAACTATCCAATGATGGATTATCCTATGTACGATGAAGAGATGGTAAAAGAAATAGAGGCGAAAGAAGTGGGAGCAGCGAAGGCGACTGATGATGTTATCATTATCGGCGAATCTCGCAGCTACTGGAGCTCAATTGGTAGTGAGCAAGTGGACCAAATTACACAATCAGCTTTAGACTTCCCATTAAGCACAGTGCAATCTGGATACTTCCAAACGCAATGGGATGAAGATTGGTACAACGTATCTGTTGAAGATACTGCGATTTATGAGTTCAGTGCTCCAATGACAGAATCACTTCGTCCTGCTATCTTCTTATATGAGTATGATGCAGAGAAGAATGAAATGTACATGGTGGGCGATCCTTGGATGTCTTATTACTACTATCCAATGGAACAAACAGATGTCACAATCCGAACTATTCTTGAAAAAGATAAGCAGTACTTCTTACAAGTACGCAATGACTACTACTGGTCATTTGATGAGTACAGCGTAAGCTTCAAAAAGATATTAGATGCACCAGTCGATAAAAACGAAAACAACAATGAATTTATCCGTGCGACTATTATGGAGCCTGGTAAAACATTACGTGGTAACTTTGCGCAAAACAATGATTTAGATATTTACTATTACAAGCACACTGATCCAAAAGCAGCATTAGGGTTCTTAGCTGAAACAGTGGAATTAACAGATGCACAGAAGGATGAAATTCCAGAAGAGCTTCGCCAACCACTTGATTTCATCGTTTCAATCGTGGAAGATACAGATGGTAACTTACAGCTTTCTGAAGATGAAATCCTTAAGAGCATGCAATACTACAGCCGTAATTGGGGCCAAGATGCTAAATTCAGTGGTGCCTTCAATGCGAAGAAAGACGTAGGATACTTCTTTATCGTTGAAAGCTGGAGTTGGGGCTCAATAAACGTAAAAGAATACGAAATGTCTCTATTTAACTACGAAGGTTCTGATGAAGACAAAGACGGTCGCGCATTAGCATTAACTGCTGACGGCGCTGGTAAGTGGAAAGCAACTGGTAAACTAAACGGCTTTGTTGACTTCGGTGACAGAGATACGTATGAGTTAAACGTTGCTGAAAAGGGTCTTGTCACAATGGAACTTGAATTACCAAGCGGCCTTGACGGTGTCATCACAGTTTACGACAGTGCGAAGAACGTAATCGCTACATTCAATACGTACCTACAAGATGACAACGAATACGCGAGCCTTGAGCTTGAAAAAGGCAAATACTTCGTAGAGGTTAGCGACGCAATGAAACGCTCGCACACAGACAACTACACATTGCATGTAGAGTGGAAGAAATAG
- a CDS encoding Ig-like domain-containing protein, producing the protein MKRIITIATIVSLLLLSIIPVTAATTPALDTKYPANSMDDVPVTSYFTFDFNDEVTNVDKTKILVKTVLGSTIINFQEVKLQGDKLIIITPTLDFDKSYNVTIDAGAITLKNGTYNTPISTTFTTQDEMNFRNLMITDPSLLEDLLRNNKTTRDIYVVAPEAYLKEVNIVHKKKASVENVSNGELIEALTNIDIITKKKDVKTVNVTVKDKDDLIVEDNAILVSDTEDSDSDLNTYSIAFSQLPNNYDVIVELKDVNGVTIDEKIIKVVPDSALFSNIEEAYEYETREPGEDGTGNEFSLYELITDEQLFNALLLESDLEKIQIEVRN; encoded by the coding sequence ATGAAGCGTATCATTACCATAGCAACCATTGTATCACTACTGCTTTTATCAATTATTCCTGTTACTGCAGCAACTACGCCTGCGTTAGACACAAAATATCCTGCAAATAGCATGGATGATGTTCCCGTTACATCATATTTCACTTTTGATTTTAATGATGAAGTTACAAACGTAGACAAGACAAAGATTCTTGTAAAAACAGTGCTTGGAAGTACAATCATTAATTTCCAAGAAGTAAAATTACAAGGTGACAAATTAATCATTATTACGCCAACACTCGATTTTGATAAATCTTATAACGTAACAATTGACGCTGGCGCCATTACGCTTAAAAACGGTACATACAACACACCGATTTCTACTACATTCACAACACAAGACGAAATGAACTTCAGAAACTTAATGATCACAGATCCAAGTCTACTTGAAGACTTATTAAGAAATAATAAAACAACTCGTGATATTTATGTAGTTGCACCTGAAGCTTATTTAAAAGAAGTTAATATTGTTCATAAGAAAAAAGCTAGTGTAGAAAACGTCTCAAATGGTGAACTTATTGAAGCATTAACTAACATTGATATTATCACCAAAAAGAAGGATGTAAAAACGGTTAACGTCACTGTAAAAGATAAAGACGATTTGATTGTTGAGGACAATGCTATTTTAGTGTCTGACACAGAAGATTCTGACTCAGACCTTAACACATACAGCATCGCTTTCTCACAATTACCTAACAATTATGATGTTATTGTCGAGTTGAAAGACGTAAATGGTGTAACTATTGACGAAAAAATTATAAAAGTTGTTCCCGACTCTGCATTATTTTCAAATATTGAGGAAGCATATGAGTATGAGACTCGTGAGCCAGGTGAAGACGGTACTGGTAATGAATTTAGTCTTTATGAATTAATTACTGATGAACAACTTTTCAATGCACTATTACTTGAAAGCGACCTAGAAAAAATTCAAATAGAGGTTAGAAACTAA
- a CDS encoding nucleotide sugar dehydrogenase, whose product MTQKICVVGLGYIGLPTAVMFANHGVRVHGMDVNEKAVSMVAKKQLHIEEHGLQERLNSAIDSGKFTVSTEVEEADVFIIAVPSPINDDKTANLDYVRNATKSIVPFLRKGNLVILESTVPPRTVEDVMMPILKEAGLQFGTELMISHSPERVIPGRVFEELTNNDRIVGGINEESSRLTADLYRVFVRGTIHITDATTAEMVKVMENTYRDVNIAFANELAKISERIGVNVWEAIKLANFHPRVNIHMPGPGVGGHCIAVDPWFLAELQPELANIITLARNTNDSMPEYTALKTKRTLEDRGIQYGRVAVFGLAFKGNIDDMRESPSVEVLHHLDELGVDYTAFDPHIKVNNLERQTQNMQEAVSHADVILVLTDHNEFKYLLPETVKDLVRSKIIIDAKNCMNRTAWEAAGFEVLVLGDGK is encoded by the coding sequence ATGACACAAAAAATTTGTGTAGTTGGTTTAGGATATATTGGTCTGCCAACAGCGGTTATGTTTGCTAACCATGGCGTACGCGTACATGGTATGGATGTTAATGAAAAAGCAGTGAGTATGGTTGCTAAAAAACAGCTGCATATTGAAGAGCATGGATTACAAGAGCGTTTAAATAGCGCTATAGATAGCGGTAAGTTTACAGTTTCAACAGAGGTGGAAGAGGCGGATGTTTTTATAATTGCCGTACCATCCCCTATAAACGATGATAAAACAGCGAATTTGGATTATGTACGAAATGCGACGAAGTCTATCGTACCTTTCCTTCGTAAAGGTAATTTAGTTATACTTGAATCAACGGTACCACCGCGTACTGTCGAAGATGTGATGATGCCGATTTTGAAAGAGGCAGGTTTACAATTTGGTACAGAACTTATGATTTCTCACTCTCCGGAACGTGTTATTCCAGGACGTGTATTTGAAGAACTTACAAATAACGATCGTATCGTTGGTGGGATTAACGAAGAATCAAGCCGTCTGACGGCTGATTTATACCGTGTATTTGTTCGTGGTACCATTCATATAACAGACGCAACAACAGCTGAAATGGTCAAAGTAATGGAAAATACGTATCGCGATGTAAATATTGCTTTTGCAAACGAACTTGCAAAGATCTCTGAACGTATAGGAGTTAACGTATGGGAAGCCATTAAGCTTGCAAACTTCCACCCACGTGTGAACATTCACATGCCTGGACCAGGTGTTGGGGGACATTGTATTGCGGTAGATCCATGGTTTTTAGCAGAGCTTCAGCCCGAGCTTGCCAATATTATCACGTTGGCTCGAAACACAAACGACAGCATGCCTGAATATACGGCATTAAAAACAAAGCGCACGTTAGAAGACCGTGGTATTCAGTATGGACGTGTTGCTGTGTTTGGACTTGCGTTTAAAGGAAATATTGATGACATGAGGGAGAGTCCTTCTGTAGAAGTTCTTCACCATCTAGATGAATTAGGTGTAGACTACACAGCATTTGATCCCCATATAAAAGTAAATAATTTGGAGCGTCAAACGCAAAATATGCAAGAGGCCGTTTCGCATGCGGACGTTATCCTTGTTCTAACTGATCATAATGAATTTAAATATTTATTACCAGAAACAGTTAAGGATTTAGTTCGTTCAAAAATTATTATTGATGCGAAAAACTGCATGAACCGAACAGCTTGGGAAGCAGCTGGTTTCGAGGTGCTTGTACTAGGAGATGGAAAATAG
- a CDS encoding accessory Sec system S-layer assembly protein, with product MEFPFFKKKPKMMGQEDVVDSNSILDSGESEEKTENLVKTELSIPSAWKLSVEDKYYFQFLNNELSPLREGQLSLSGLDIKQDQGSFVVTAFIRNALKKPISLGATSIGLLDKDENILAEKVFNLEKVEKIPAKSSRPWRFIFTKDELRTDELPEEGWKIAFDMRRQNTLDLDESWERSLTPDSKAQLVKLVETLEVPKRGEIKFVPLQAQVQKNGDLHVSLLIRNGNNKSITLKQLPLIVEDAQGDVLAEGGFNLGNFQIKGNTSKPWTFIFSKSLLKKDKFELKGWKAYPPQPKKA from the coding sequence ATGGAATTTCCATTTTTTAAAAAGAAACCAAAAATGATGGGTCAAGAAGATGTCGTTGACTCAAACAGTATACTAGACAGCGGTGAAAGTGAAGAGAAAACAGAAAACCTCGTGAAAACAGAGCTTTCAATTCCTTCGGCTTGGAAATTAAGTGTTGAAGATAAATATTACTTTCAATTTTTAAATAATGAACTGTCTCCTCTACGTGAAGGACAGCTATCGCTTTCTGGATTAGATATTAAACAGGACCAAGGCAGCTTTGTTGTGACAGCTTTTATACGTAATGCACTAAAAAAGCCAATCTCATTAGGTGCTACGTCAATAGGTTTGTTAGACAAAGATGAAAATATTTTAGCTGAAAAAGTGTTTAACCTAGAGAAGGTAGAAAAAATACCTGCAAAAAGTAGTCGCCCTTGGCGCTTCATTTTCACAAAGGACGAATTAAGAACGGACGAGCTCCCAGAAGAAGGCTGGAAAATTGCGTTTGACATGCGTCGCCAAAATACACTTGACCTTGATGAAAGCTGGGAGCGCAGTTTGACACCCGACTCTAAGGCTCAACTTGTGAAATTGGTGGAGACTTTAGAAGTCCCCAAAAGAGGCGAAATCAAATTCGTCCCTTTACAAGCCCAAGTTCAAAAAAATGGAGATTTACACGTTTCATTGTTAATTCGTAACGGTAATAATAAATCGATCACATTAAAGCAGCTACCTCTCATAGTAGAGGATGCGCAAGGTGATGTTTTAGCTGAAGGCGGCTTTAATCTTGGTAACTTCCAGATAAAAGGAAATACAAGCAAACCATGGACATTTATATTCAGCAAATCTTTACTTAAAAAAGATAAATTCGAATTAAAAGGTTGGAAGGCGTACCCACCTCAACCGAAAAAAGCATAA